A section of the Salmo salar chromosome ssa05, Ssal_v3.1, whole genome shotgun sequence genome encodes:
- the LOC106594359 gene encoding inversin isoform X3 — protein MASDPSPPSPAPLGSQVHAAAVNGDRSVLLRLITVDPSLRDREDQFGRTPLMYCVLADRLDCAETLLKAGASVNKTDHSQRTALHLAAQKGNVRFLKLLLSRRADWLQKDLEEVTPLHLATRHPSPKPLALLLKHIGPGEVDTQDKNKQTALHWSAFYNRPEHVRLLIKNDSNIGIPDSEGKIPLHWAAHSQEYTAIHTVRCILEAAPTESLLNWQDYEGRTPLHFAVADGNEAVVEVLTSYEGCSVTAYDNLFRTPLHWAALLGHAKIVHLLLERNTSGTIPSDSHGATPLHYGAQSNYAETVGVFLSHPSVKDEPDLEGRTAFMWAAGKGSDDVIRTMLTLTPHIDINMADKYGGTALHAASLSGHVSTVRLLLERGAIVDSLDVMKHTPLFRACEMGHRHIILTLIKGSARVHLVDLDGHTALHWAALGGNAEVCQLLMENGISPNVQDQAGRTPLQCAAYGGYITCMAVLLMENNADPNIQDKEGRTALHWSCNNGYLDAVKLLLNSNAFPNHMEHNEERYTPLDYALLGEHSEVTQYMLEHGALSIAAIQDIAAASIQALYKGYTVRKAFTERKQLLMRHEQLRKDAAKKREEEQRRREAEQQISLARTEKQRMLLARAEQEQLSLAETMKELSVYEREAGGGANTASKAEQINSKEETRKHRAHRSRPFRRGKEAQPAKDPDPVVTPHPSVTSDPMPPAQGSRVRERLSPAGCSRPPSPKHRPPTTPRTKRLTSANTHTSSNTHTPCNTHTPCNTHTPCNTHTPCNTHTPCNTHTPCNTHTPSKTHTPSKTHTPSNTHTPSNTHTPSNTHTPSNTHTPSNTHTPSNTHTPSKTHTPSHTHTPSNTHTSTRPTMDQEAPSTRERTPRSKRDTHTNTPNPRHRTRPATDHTTSSSKNHTKASTQSHRPSSKPREGDRDQAACTIQRAWRRFHVRGRLREAFGAGKGVEPPEVASLLIQLLWDRAAFPGHTPIRTKPEARVPPTKTAAKSSVLKSIYGGSVARRGRSLGGSQSQILLDLSLRTHSQLSSVECVHLCDAVGQASQYSYHLRPHSAGQGRGKH, from the exons ggGAACGTGCGGTTTCTGAAGCTGCTCCTGTCTCGTCGTGCTGATTGGCTGCAGAAGGATCTAGAGGAGGTAACACCCCTCCACCTGGCGACCCGTCACCCCTCCCCCAAACCCCTGGCCTTGCTGCTCAAACACATAGGACCTGGAGAGGTGGATACACAGGACAAGAAcaag cAGACTGCGCTCCACTGGTCAGCGTTCTATAACAGGCCAGAGCACGTCAGACTGCTCATCAAAAACGACTCCAACATTGGCATCCCAGACAGCGAGGGCAAGATCCCCCTACACTGGGCTGCACACAGCCAGGAGTACACCGCTATACACACCGTCCGCTGcatactg gagGCAGCTCCTACCGAGTCTCTGTTAAACTGGCAGGACTATGAGGGGCGCACGCCTTTGCACTTTGCTGTCGCCGACGGCAACGAGGCAGTGGTGGAGGTGCTGACATCGTATGAAGGCTGCAGTGTCACGGCGTACGACAACCTGTTCAGAACCCCGCTGCACTGGGCTGCACTGCTGG GACATGCCAAGATAGTGCACTTGTTGTTGGAGAGGAACACGTCAGGCACCATCCCCTCAGACAGCCATGGGGCCACACCTCTACACTATGGAGCTCAGAGCAACTACGCT gagacggTGGGTGTGTTTCTGTCCCACCCCTCTGTGAAAGACGAGCCAGATCTGGAGGGCCGCACAGCGTTCATGTGGGCTGCTGGCAAAGGAAGCGATGATGTCATACGCACCATGCTGACACTCACGCCTCACATCGACATCAACATGGCCGACAAGTACGGAGGCACTG cgcTGCACGCGGCCTCTCTGTCAGGTCATGTGAGTACAGTGAGGTTGCTGTTGGAGAGAGGAGCCATAGTGGACAGTCTAGACGTGATGAAACACACGCCTCTGTTCAGAGCCTGTGAGATGGGACACCGCCACATCATCCTCACACTTATCAAAG GCTCTGCTCGTGTCCACCTGGTGGATCTAGATGGACACACTGCTCTGCACTGGGCAGCTCTGGGGGGGAACGCTGAAGTCTGCCAG TTGCTGATGGAGAATGGGATCAGTCCTAACGTCCAGGACCAGGCAGGCAGGACTCCTCTCCAGTGTGCTGCTTATGGAGGGTACATCACCTGTATGGCTGTACTACTCATGGAGAACAACGCCGACCCTAATATACAGGAcaaagag GGCAGGACAGCTCTCCACTGGTCGTGTAACAATGGCTATCTGGATGCTGTGAAGCTGCTGCTGAACTCTAATGCCTTCCCCAACCACATGGAACACAacgaggagag gtacaccCCCCTGGACTACGCTCTCCTAGGGGAACACAGTGAGGTGACTCAGTACATGTTGGAGCATGGAGCTCTGTCTATAGCAGCCATCCAGGACATCGCTGCTGCTTCCATCCAGGCCCTGTATAAAGGATACACCGTCCGCAAGGCCTTCACCGAGAGGAAACAACTACTGATGAGACACGAACAGCTACGCAAGGACGCAGCCAA GAAACGCGAGGAGGAGCAGCGGAGACGGGAGGCGGAGCAGCAAATCTCATTGGccagaacagagaaacagaggatgtTATTGGCCCGCGCTGAGCAGGAGCAGCTGTCATTGGCTGAGACTATGAAGGAACTGTCAGTgtatgagagagaggcagggggcggGGCTAATACAGCCTCCAAAGCAGAACAGATCAATAGCAAAGAGGAGACACGGAAACATAGAG caCATAGAAGCAGACCCttcaggagagggaaggaggcgcAGCCAGCCAAAGACCCTGACCCCGTGGTGACCCCTCACCCCTCAGTGACCTCTGACCCCATGCCCCCTGCCCAGGGGTCTAGGGTCAGGGAGCGTCTCTCTCCTGCAGGCTGCAGCCGACCCCCCAGCCCAAAACACAGACCCCCCACCACACCCAGGACCAAGAGACTCAcctctgcaaacacacacacttcttccaacacacacactccctgcaacacacacactccctgcaacacacacactccctgcaacacacacactccctgcaacacacacactccctgcaacacacacactccctgcaacacacacactccttccaaaacacacactccttccaaaacacacactccctccaacacacacactccttccaacacacacactccctccaacacacacactccctccaacacacacactccctccaacacacacactccttccaacacacacactccttccaaaacacacactccttcccacacacacactccatccaacacacacacatctactcgCCCCACCATGGATCAAGAAGCCCCCAGCACCAGGGAACGCACCCCTAGAAGcaagagagatacacacaccaacacacccaacCCCAGACACAGAACACGCCCTGCCACAGACCATACCACCTCCTCCAGCAAGAACCACACTAaagcctccacacagtcacacCGCCCCAGCAGCAAGcccagggagggggacagagaccaGGCTGCCTGCACTATCCAACGAGCCTGGAGGAG gttcCATGTGCGAGGCAGATTGAGGGAGGCTTTTGGTGCTGGGAAAGGAGTGGAGCCACCTGAGGTCGCCTCCCTCCTGATCCAGCTGCTCTGGGATAGGGCGGCTTTCCCTGGTCACACCCCTATTAGGACCAAGCCTGAGGCCAGAGTTCCACCCACCAAGACAGCAGCCAAGAGCTCAGTGCTGAAAAGCATCTATG GAGGTTCTGTGGCCCGAAGGGGGCGCTCTCTCGGGGGTTCTCAGTCTCAGATACTGCTGGACTTGTCACTACGCACACACAGCCAGC tgagcagtgtggagtgtgtgCACCTGTGTGATGCAGTGGGGCAGGCCAGCCAGTACTCCTACCACCTCAGACCCCACAGCGCTGGACAGGGCCGGGGGAAACACtga